NNNNNNNNNNNNNNNNNNNNNNNNNNNNNNNNNNNNNNNNNNNNNNNNNNNNNNNNNNNNNNNNNNNNNNNNNNNNNNNNNNNNNNNNNNNNNNNNNNNNNNNNNNNNNNNNNNNNNNNNNNNNNNNNNNNNNNNNNNNNNNNNNNNNNNNNNNNNNNNNNNNNNNNNNNNNNNNNNNNNNNNNNNNNNNNNNNNNNNNNNNNNNNNNNNNNNNNNNNNNNNNNNNNNNNNNNNNNNNNNNNNNNNNNNNNNNNNNNNNNNNNNNNNNNNNNNNNNNNNNNNNNNNNNNNNNNNNNNNNNNNNNNNNNNNNNNNNNNNNNNNNNNNNNNNNNNNNNNNNNNNNNNNNNNNNNNNNNNNNNNNNNNNNNNNNNNNNNNNNNNNNNNNNNNNNNNNNNNNNNNNNNNNNNNNNNNNNNNNNNNNNNNNNNNNNNNNNNNNNNNNNNNNNNNNNNNNNNNNNNNTACAATGCTATGGCACACAGCTCTAGTACATATCGCAAACGCTATCCTCGGCGATAAAAAGAGCCCTACTTGGCGCTTCTATCTCCTTTTCTGCATCCAGTGCTACGGACATCTACGACAGGCATATCGTTTTGCAGAGGCCATCGGTCGGAGCATCCTGTCCATGGCACTGCAGCAAGGCAATTTGTCAGCAAGCGAAGCGCGACGATTGATGGAGCAGTTTGAAGAGAACCAGTTAACCAATCCATCAGAGGGCATTCGGGCCACGTTCATGGCTGACTTGAATCTTGCCATGACGGATCCTACGGAGGCAAGCGTGGAGAGCCTGGCTGAGAGGTTTGAGAACATAGCGTTGTTCCGAGAGTATACGAATGTGGAGGCCTTAAGCGAGAATGAACTGATGGAATTGGATGACAATGCTTGGGATACGCTGTGAAAACTCCTTGCGGTTGAGGCAAGTGGTGTGTTGCCGATAATCGGGCTGGATCTCCTGGCAATGAttaccatgcagtacccacctgcCGGTCATACCCACCTACCGGTCAGCGAAAAAGAGAAttccccatacaaaatgtCAAACTTCACTTGCACAGTGCTTGGCCAAAATTGAAGTTATTTACATGGAACAGATTGTGTCTTACTGAGAGTTTCATGCTGTTTCATATTGGCAAAGTCATTTGTATTTTACACAAGCAGTTTGGTCGCATGACACTAGTGTAAAATTTCTCAAATgtctccttcatcatccagCCTCCCCAAAATTTCATCAAACTTTTATCTATAGCAGCTTCCTTTAATCGCCTTGAAAATGCCTCAACAGTCTTATACAGAGAATGATATCATTGAAGCTATACTGGATGTTACAGATAATCACCTCTCGCAGCACCAGGCCGCCCAGAAGCATGGAATGCCCCAAACCACTCTGTCTGACTGATTAAGAGGCCTACCGTCAAAGCCCGAGGTCACCCAACCTGCCTAGCTGTTATACAAATCCCAAGAGGCTAGATTAGTTACATGGAtacttcgacaagaggccttgggctatgctcctTCCCACAGTCAAGTTCGCGCCACGGTAGCTGCCCTGTTGAGACAGCAGGGCCGGGAAAGGCCTATCGGTGTACACTGGCTAGCCAGATTTATTAAACGCCATCCAGAGATCGATACGAAGGTAGGAAAACGCCAGGAAGTTTCAAGGTTCAATTCTTTTACCCCAATGGCcgtcaattggtactttgatatccgggagagcgaatatggctggatcaagcctgagaacacGGTTAATGTTGACGAGGGCGGTATCATGGCTGGATTTGGTGAGTACTGACCACTTCTGATACAAGACTTACCAATAAATTGCAGATCTAGGTTTGGATTCCTTGGTAATTGGTAGTAGCGATCTCAGGAGGAAGGCCTTCTTCAAAGGCTCGCAGTCCCGCACTTGGACTAGCTTTATCGAAGCCGTCACTGCAGATGGCCGTCTTCTAAAGCCGGGAATTATCTTCAAGGGCAAAGAACTTCAGAAGCAGTGTTTATTGATGAGTTTAACAAGATCGCCGACTGGTATTATATCACGTCCGATAACGGCTGGACAGACAACCATATTGCGGTCGAGTGGCTCAAAGAGGTTTATCTGCCCCAAACCCAGCCAGCAGATGAGTCTGATGCAAGGCTCATCATATTAGATGGCCATGGGAGCCATGTATCTGTGGGTGTCTACCTGTTCTCGATCAGAAATACCGCTGACTGAAAATccaggatgagtggatggcCACGTGTTTTTTGAATAACGTGTATTGCTGTTACCTGCCTGCACATTGCTCTCATGGCCTACAGCCACTGGATAATGGTGTTTTCAACGTATCCAAGGCTGCATATCGAAAAGAGCTCCAAAAACTGGCAAGCCTGACGGATTCTGCGCCCgtggacaaggtcaacttcatcaaggcctATGCCAAAGCCAGGGAAGTGGGTATGACGAAAAACATCCTTTCAGGGTGGAGAGTAACTGAGAACTGACCGATTTCACGACGGAAAGCGCTCATACATGCCGAAATCCAaccagacaagaaggaaacgACGCCCGGGTCAGACGGCCACAGAGACGGGCAAGTCGACTCTGATAATacgccaaagaccagccGTCACATCAGAGACCTGGGGGAAGAACAGGAGCCCCTCTACCAGAAGGCGGTATTCTGTGATATCAAAAGGGTTTGAAGTCCAAGAGTCCAAGATCGCCTCTTTGAGCACCAGAATAGCCAgcctggaggaggaagttggcCGGTtgagcagaggcaagaagagaaaggcgatACCAAACCCCAATAAGAGATTTATCACACTGGCAGAGGCTCTAGCAGATGGTGACACTATTTCAGAGCCAAATGAAGCAATTGAAGGGgtggatgttgttgaggatgtgatcGAGGTGGGAGGGAtagaagaggatgagaggTCAAATTCAGGGAAGGAAGAATTAGGTGTCGTACGCACCCGCACAGGGCGTGAGGTTAAAAGACCCAGgaaatattaaatatattcAATTCCAAACCGGTCCAGACGGTCAAGTCAAAGCTGTTCTGTTTGCGCACCCCGATTCAGTGGCATATCTACAGGCATATCCGGATGTCTTAATCTTAGACTGTACCTATAAAACCAACAAATACGGCATGCCCCTTTTGGACTTGATCGGTGTCGACTCTTGTCAACGTTCGTTCTGTGTCGCGTTTGCTTTCCTGAGTGGTGAGTGTGAAGAAGACTATTTTTGGGCGTTAGATCGATTCCAGTCGCTGTGCGAAAACCGCAGGATAAGGCATCCCTCAGTCATCTTGACTGATCGCTGCGTAGCATGTATGAATGCTGTCGATACTTGCTTCCCATCATCAAGGCCGCTGCTATGTCTCTGGCATGCTAACAAGGCAGTTCTTCGCTACTGCCAGCCGAGATTTACGCGCCAGACTCAAGGGGAAAACCCGGGAATCGAGGCTTGGAATGAGTTTTACAGCCACTGGCATTCGATCATCAAGTCACCAAATGAACAAACTTTCCACGAACGTGTGTccgagtttgagaagaaataCATCGCGGATTGTATCGAAGAAGTCGAATATATCAAGACAAACTGGCTTGATCAATACAAAGAGAAGCTGGTGAAGGCGTGGGTCAATCAACATCCCCACTTTGACAACGTCGTTACTTCAAGGGTGGAAGGCATACACTGGCTGCTTAAGAGCCACCTCAAAGTATCTACATTGGACTTGTTCGAAGCTTGGCGATCGATCAAGCATGCACTACTCAATCAACTGGCGGAGTTGAAGTCGAACCAAGCCAAGCAGAAGATCAGGACACCTATCGAACTCTCCAGTATTCTCTATGGTGCAGTACGTGGTTGGGTGTCTCATGAAGCTTTGCGAAAGGTTGAGCAGCAACGAAAGCTTCTATTTCATCAAGGCTCTACTCCTTTGTCGGCCTGTACTGGTTCTTTCTCACGATCACAAGGGCTGCCCTGCGCTCACAAGCTGGAGGGCTTATTAGCTCAAGGGCAGACTCTACAACTCGAAGATTTTCATCCGCATTGGCACTTGACTAGGGAAGATAATCAAAGGCCCCTCTTAGAACCCCGCCAGCGAGTCGATCCAGTGACTACGAATTCGTCTTTGCCGTTATCTAGTGTGAGAAGAGAACTTAGCGGTTTTGAAGTCATTGAGAAGGCGAGGCCGATACGAAACCCTCCTTTATGCAGCAAATATCATATACTAGGTCACGCAAGGAACTCAAAGGAGTGTCCACTACGATACTCGGAACTAAGAGCATTGCCCGTTATATCTTCAGACCAGCCGCAGGTGTGTTCGAAAACCTTTGGGTGGATACCCTTTACGACCCCTGAGGAACCAAGGCCACCAGTGATGAAAACGCTCGGCGAAATACAGTGGCAACCAATCACAACTAACCAATCACAACTTTGGAAACTTTCGAATTTGAGAATGAATCAACTTGTCAAGATCTGCCATCCCAGTTGACCATCGAAACAGAGCGGGTGGACCGACACATAACGACTCCAGAACCTCGACACCCATCACCTACGCCATCGACGTGTAGACCGCAGGTGTCACCACAGTTAAATTCGAGAGATCTAGCTTCGAACCCAACTACACATCTGAGGCATGACGATCCGCGAGCCATCCATCAGAGATACGTCAAGTCTAGAGAGGATTGGTATAA
The Fusarium oxysporum f. sp. lycopersici 4287 chromosome 15, whole genome shotgun sequence DNA segment above includes these coding regions:
- a CDS encoding hypothetical protein (At least one base has a quality score < 10), with translation MLWHTALVHIANAILGDKKSPTWRFYLLFCIQCYGHLRQAYRFAEAIGRSILSMALQQGNLSASEARRLMEQFEENQLTNPSEGIRATFMADLNLAMTDPTEASVESLAERFENIALFREYTNVEALSENELMELDDNAWDTL